Proteins from a single region of Sphaerochaeta globosa str. Buddy:
- a CDS encoding FumA C-terminus/TtdB family hydratase beta subunit, with amino-acid sequence MRELKLPLSEQDIASLKAYDQVLLTGPLYVGRDQVHSLLFDMVNAGQSLPIPLQGQAIYYMGPSPAPEGKVIGACGPTTSARMDPFTPLLLDHGLKVLIGKGPRSQSVVDAIRRNKAVYLQAFGGCGALYASTVRSSSIVAFEYLGPEALLLLEVEKFPAIVAIDSQQGSVFVH; translated from the coding sequence ATGCGTGAACTGAAACTTCCCCTTTCTGAACAGGACATTGCAAGTCTGAAAGCGTATGACCAAGTCCTACTCACCGGGCCCCTGTACGTTGGCCGTGACCAGGTGCACAGTCTGTTGTTTGACATGGTCAATGCAGGACAGAGCCTGCCGATACCCCTCCAAGGACAAGCCATCTACTACATGGGGCCTTCACCTGCTCCCGAGGGAAAGGTTATTGGCGCGTGCGGCCCTACAACCAGTGCAAGGATGGACCCGTTTACCCCTTTGTTGCTCGACCATGGCTTGAAGGTCCTGATCGGTAAGGGGCCACGCAGCCAGAGTGTTGTCGATGCCATCCGACGCAACAAGGCAGTCTACCTGCAAGCTTTCGGAGGATGTGGAGCTCTCTATGCCTCTACCGTCAGGTCCTCGAGCATTGTTGCTTTTGAGTATCTTGGGCCGGAGGCACTTTTACTGCTGGAAGTGGAGAAATTCCCTGCCATTGTGGCTATTGATAGCCAGCAGGGGAGTGTTTTCGTTCATTAG
- a CDS encoding fumarate hydratase, with protein sequence MKLSERIRDALMHAVVELDDDVLACIQTASIQEESEASRAVLQAILTNVSLAKESGMPMCQDTGLFLVFADVGRSCPLSLSHIESSIMVGCTQAVEQAYFRRSIVAEPVFDRTNTQNNLPPVIWWNLVEGSGLQIQILLKGFGSENCSSVRMLNPTGGQEAVVEAVKQIVSTAGGKPCPPIFVGVGLGGTMDRCAYLSKRALLRDVRLSHPDPRYASLEQKLLDAIQSLGIGSGGLGGTITALHVAIEEESTHIAGLPLGVSINCWADRKANVVWKEGEDA encoded by the coding sequence ATGAAACTCTCTGAAAGAATACGTGATGCCCTTATGCATGCAGTGGTGGAACTCGATGACGATGTATTGGCTTGTATTCAGACCGCTTCCATACAAGAAGAAAGTGAAGCAAGCCGGGCTGTGCTGCAAGCCATTCTGACAAATGTATCCCTCGCAAAGGAGTCCGGCATGCCGATGTGCCAGGACACGGGTCTTTTTCTGGTTTTTGCCGATGTCGGCCGCAGCTGTCCTCTTTCGCTCAGCCATATCGAATCATCCATCATGGTAGGGTGTACGCAAGCCGTAGAACAAGCATATTTTCGACGTTCCATCGTAGCGGAGCCGGTTTTTGACCGAACCAATACCCAGAACAACCTACCTCCAGTCATCTGGTGGAACCTCGTTGAGGGAAGCGGACTACAAATCCAGATTTTGCTCAAAGGTTTTGGGAGTGAAAACTGCAGTTCCGTCAGGATGCTTAATCCCACCGGTGGACAAGAGGCCGTCGTGGAGGCAGTCAAGCAAATTGTAAGTACTGCAGGGGGGAAACCCTGTCCTCCCATATTTGTGGGTGTCGGCTTGGGTGGCACGATGGATCGCTGCGCCTATCTCAGTAAGCGTGCTCTGCTTCGTGATGTCCGACTTTCACACCCTGATCCCCGTTATGCTTCTTTGGAACAGAAACTGCTTGATGCCATTCAGTCGTTGGGTATCGGCAGTGGTGGCCTGGGAGGCACTATTACCGCCTTGCATGTCGCCATAGAAGAAGAGAGTACCCATATTGCAGGGCTTCCCCTCGGGGTGTCCATCAACTGCTGGGCTGACCGCAAAGCCAATGTGGTATGGAAGGAGGGAGAGGATGCGTGA
- a CDS encoding TIGR01212 family radical SAM protein (This family includes YhcC from E. coli K-12, an uncharacterized radical SAM protein.), whose product MELPYLSYARHLQNRYKARVYRIGVDGLFSCPNRQYDGKGGCAFCDGRGGSAVYHRIEEHASSRLGYAEQGQLFESEISGVSLDQRVALILSQIERGKAFVQHRYKAQQYSLYFQSYTNTYDSIENLKTLYDTALSTHPFVEFIVSTRPDCLSQPVIDLLASYTTKVEKVWVEIGLESANQQSLDVLGRNHDTDCYIRAVDSLHLRGIGVCTHVMLGLPNEGRADYLATARLVNRVHSDAVKIHNLHVCLGTRLDDWHRQGEVTTASLRRHVSDSIFFLRHLHSSIVIERMMCETPSHRRVSPRLFPDKHQFLAQVTDGMLSHGWVQGDLV is encoded by the coding sequence ATGGAGCTTCCTTACCTAAGCTACGCCCGACATCTGCAGAATAGGTATAAAGCTCGTGTCTACCGCATTGGAGTCGATGGTCTTTTTTCTTGCCCAAACCGTCAATACGATGGAAAAGGTGGGTGTGCCTTTTGTGATGGCAGAGGGGGCTCTGCTGTATATCACCGTATTGAGGAGCATGCATCAAGCCGTTTGGGATATGCAGAGCAGGGCCAGCTCTTCGAGAGCGAAATCTCTGGGGTTTCTCTTGATCAGCGGGTCGCGCTCATTCTGTCTCAGATTGAACGGGGAAAGGCATTTGTCCAGCATAGGTATAAAGCACAACAGTACAGCCTCTACTTCCAATCCTATACCAACACCTACGACAGCATCGAGAATCTGAAGACGTTGTACGATACGGCACTTTCTACACACCCCTTTGTTGAATTCATCGTTTCCACCCGACCCGACTGTCTGTCACAGCCGGTGATCGACCTGCTTGCTTCGTATACCACCAAGGTTGAGAAGGTCTGGGTTGAAATAGGTCTGGAGAGTGCAAATCAACAGAGTTTGGATGTACTTGGAAGAAATCACGATACCGATTGTTATATTCGTGCAGTAGATTCGTTACATTTGCGAGGTATCGGTGTTTGTACTCATGTGATGCTCGGACTCCCGAATGAAGGACGCGCCGATTATCTTGCAACGGCAAGGTTGGTGAACAGGGTGCATAGCGATGCGGTGAAAATTCACAACCTGCATGTCTGTCTGGGAACCCGGCTGGATGATTGGCATCGTCAAGGAGAGGTAACTACCGCGTCTCTACGCAGACATGTAAGCGATAGTATTTTCTTTCTCAGACATCTTCACAGCTCAATTGTTATTGAGCGTATGATGTGCGAAACTCCCAGTCATAGACGTGTTTCACCTCGTTTGTTTCCTGACAAGCATCAGTTTCTTGCACAGGTGACGGATGGTATGCTGAGCCATGGTTGGGTACAAGGGGATTTGGTATGA
- a CDS encoding patatin-like phospholipase family protein, translating to MKRSMLFLLLVLLCAPLIASKPSVAVVLSGGGARGVAHIAVLEALEEAGIPIDMVLGTSMGSLVGGLYSSGYTPKEIRRLLVETDLVGLFSEPVLDPIRVQDTAFSYMHDHAFSLGFGENGIGNAPALIGDQKILELLGFLFSKYPNTMDFDQLPIPFRCVSADAVTGERIVHDSGSLVSAIRSSISIPLVFSPYPYEQTRLVVDGGVVDNLPIALARSLGADIVIASDVNALKLDTYEQLESLSAMAMQTIILVTQDKAAAQHPLADVLYLPDLRDINALDFTKHELILERGEQAVADKKEELSNLATRIAQTRELTILDSDRDGVYSLRSTPTILQITIQDLSLNKDHRMPQVSQLSSFLGRSFTKQTAGELNLKLREIRKSNSLASLGYEMAPDGTLLVSGRGFEKRNSNISLGLQSNAGFSNALPASMAWYKADVFLDAYMLELWGTDLALLLNATLGQMTSMQMALRYPFALTSWGEVDVKFGLLYGSGSLSTLSTVVNANRTAPLDRIFRSELSLDLHFNEYGLASLSGSYDLVSLHDATFPSTFLAFPELEASLLYNSLRSRFKASGVRLDMLLSIGYLDGMLSSMRIGWNQKFAVSYLDSYSYDMNLSLIRKPFALLESYADLGTVEGIPGYSPLSIRRDTLYAGMGWQHRLSEILGYPTYCKVILRGGILDSYDPYTAVAPTNNAYFSDTTWDLGLGVVLGLVSPLGEVLLSFGASLGGFVTFAVGVY from the coding sequence ATGAAGCGTTCGATGCTGTTTTTGCTCCTTGTTTTGTTGTGTGCTCCGCTTATTGCTTCAAAACCCTCGGTTGCCGTGGTACTCAGTGGAGGCGGTGCCCGTGGGGTTGCCCATATTGCCGTCCTGGAAGCGCTTGAAGAAGCGGGTATTCCCATCGACATGGTGCTGGGAACCAGCATGGGCTCACTGGTCGGCGGGCTGTACAGCAGTGGATATACACCCAAGGAAATTCGAAGGCTCCTCGTTGAAACTGATTTGGTCGGCTTGTTTTCTGAACCAGTGCTTGATCCCATCCGAGTTCAGGACACCGCATTCTCCTACATGCATGACCATGCATTTTCACTAGGCTTTGGGGAGAACGGTATTGGTAATGCCCCGGCTCTCATAGGTGATCAGAAAATTCTTGAACTTCTGGGTTTTCTCTTCTCCAAATACCCCAATACCATGGATTTCGACCAATTGCCAATTCCCTTCCGTTGTGTTTCCGCTGATGCCGTGACCGGAGAACGTATCGTGCATGATTCAGGATCTCTTGTCAGCGCCATCAGAAGCAGCATCTCTATCCCCCTTGTTTTCTCGCCGTATCCGTATGAGCAAACTCGCTTGGTAGTGGATGGTGGAGTGGTGGACAACCTCCCTATCGCTCTTGCCCGCTCCCTCGGTGCTGACATTGTCATCGCCAGCGATGTGAATGCTCTGAAGCTCGATACCTATGAACAGTTGGAAAGCCTTTCAGCAATGGCTATGCAGACCATTATTCTTGTTACGCAGGATAAGGCTGCAGCGCAGCACCCACTCGCAGATGTATTGTACTTACCCGACTTACGGGATATCAACGCACTGGATTTTACCAAACATGAGCTGATTCTTGAGCGTGGTGAACAAGCCGTTGCAGATAAGAAGGAGGAACTCTCAAATCTGGCTACACGCATAGCGCAAACACGAGAGCTCACAATACTTGATAGCGACCGTGATGGGGTGTATTCCCTGCGTTCAACTCCGACGATTTTGCAGATTACCATCCAGGATCTCTCCCTGAATAAAGATCATCGGATGCCGCAAGTAAGTCAGCTGTCATCCTTTCTTGGCCGAAGCTTCACCAAGCAGACGGCCGGAGAGCTCAACCTCAAGCTGAGGGAAATCCGCAAGTCCAACTCCCTGGCAAGCTTGGGATATGAAATGGCACCGGATGGAACGCTTCTGGTCTCAGGAAGGGGATTTGAAAAACGCAATAGCAACATAAGCCTTGGCCTGCAAAGCAATGCAGGTTTTTCCAATGCCTTGCCAGCCTCAATGGCTTGGTACAAGGCCGATGTTTTTCTCGATGCGTACATGCTGGAGCTCTGGGGAACCGATCTTGCATTGCTGCTCAATGCGACCTTGGGGCAAATGACGAGTATGCAGATGGCCCTTCGCTATCCCTTTGCACTCACGAGTTGGGGCGAAGTCGATGTGAAGTTTGGCCTGTTGTATGGCAGCGGCAGCCTGAGTACTCTCAGCACCGTAGTGAATGCAAACCGAACTGCTCCCTTGGACCGCATATTCCGATCTGAGCTTTCGCTGGATCTGCACTTCAACGAATATGGTCTCGCCTCGCTTTCCGGCTCCTACGATCTTGTATCCTTGCACGATGCCACGTTCCCCAGCACGTTCCTTGCATTCCCCGAATTGGAAGCAAGCCTGTTGTACAACAGTCTCAGAAGTCGGTTCAAAGCCAGTGGCGTCAGGTTGGATATGCTTCTATCGATTGGTTACTTGGATGGGATGTTGAGCAGCATGCGCATAGGGTGGAACCAGAAATTTGCAGTATCGTATCTTGATAGTTACTCCTACGATATGAACCTATCGTTGATCCGTAAACCTTTTGCCTTGTTGGAAAGCTATGCCGATTTGGGGACGGTGGAAGGAATTCCCGGGTACAGCCCCTTGTCGATCAGACGTGACACCCTCTATGCAGGGATGGGCTGGCAGCATCGACTCAGCGAGATACTTGGCTACCCAACCTATTGTAAAGTAATTTTGCGGGGAGGAATCCTTGATTCCTATGACCCGTATACTGCTGTTGCTCCCACCAATAATGCATATTTCTCCGATACCACATGGGATTTGGGGCTCGGTGTTGTACTGGGATTGGTTTCACCGTTAGGGGAAGTCCTCCTGAGTTTTGGAGCGAGTCTGGGTGGTTTTGTGACTTTTGCCGTCGGAGTCTATTGA
- the fmt gene encoding methionyl-tRNA formyltransferase, whose product MRILFAGTPQVAVPTLRALSQHFEIGAVLTNTDKPGARGKALVPSAVKTEAVSLGLRVLQYDRLGSEVRAEVAETGCDTLVCFAYGRLFGPKFLSLFSGETLNIHPSLLPQLRGPSPIQGSILNQLSESGISIQRIAKEMDSGDLLMREHFLLQGDETSESLSSFVSLKAADLAVRALLDLQAGKARFTAQEGPATYTSLITAEMSVVDFSKSAKEIHAQIRALYPWPKARTLYNGQSLLLTGVYGTVFEAGEEKVDANIPVGTVVQKQKGKGIAIATGDGLLWVTSMQLEKRKEMDWSSFLNGNQGFLGARLG is encoded by the coding sequence GTGAGAATCCTCTTTGCAGGAACTCCGCAGGTTGCAGTCCCCACCCTGAGGGCCTTGTCACAGCACTTTGAGATCGGTGCGGTTTTAACCAACACCGACAAACCTGGTGCAAGGGGCAAGGCCCTTGTTCCGTCTGCGGTTAAAACCGAAGCCGTCAGTTTGGGCCTAAGGGTGCTGCAGTACGACCGACTCGGTTCCGAGGTTCGGGCTGAGGTCGCAGAGACCGGGTGTGATACCTTGGTCTGTTTCGCCTATGGGAGACTGTTCGGGCCTAAGTTTCTCTCCCTGTTTTCAGGAGAAACACTGAATATTCATCCATCCCTGCTCCCCCAGTTGCGTGGACCAAGTCCCATCCAGGGCTCCATACTCAACCAACTTTCAGAAAGCGGCATCAGCATCCAACGCATCGCCAAAGAGATGGATAGTGGGGATTTGCTCATGCGTGAGCATTTCTTGCTGCAAGGTGACGAGACCAGTGAAAGTCTCTCATCGTTTGTCAGCCTGAAGGCCGCTGACTTGGCGGTGAGAGCACTGTTGGATTTGCAGGCGGGAAAGGCAAGGTTTACCGCCCAAGAAGGGCCGGCTACCTATACTTCCTTGATAACTGCAGAAATGAGCGTTGTCGATTTTAGCAAGAGTGCGAAAGAAATTCATGCTCAGATTCGTGCCCTTTACCCTTGGCCGAAAGCCCGAACACTGTACAACGGACAAAGTCTGTTGCTTACTGGAGTCTATGGTACGGTATTTGAAGCAGGAGAAGAAAAAGTGGATGCAAACATCCCCGTAGGAACGGTTGTACAGAAGCAAAAAGGGAAGGGTATCGCCATCGCAACCGGTGACGGCCTACTGTGGGTTACATCCATGCAGCTGGAGAAGCGCAAGGAGATGGACTGGTCTTCCTTCCTCAACGGCAACCAAGGCTTTCTTGGTGCAAGGCTCGGGTAG
- the def gene encoding peptide deformylase, with protein MLDIYTLGDEVLTEKCQPVTKFDSALRILVDAMFETMAEADGVGLAAPQVGVNSRLFVIHIQGSENRAYINPQIIETSIETDTSEEGCLSIPGVWHDVQRPARVTVQAQDVEGKVFTVKAEGLLARAIQHEYDHLNGVLFIDRLNDEEREKMVKAYEKRAKLGKRRR; from the coding sequence ATGTTAGATATATATACACTTGGAGATGAGGTACTTACAGAGAAGTGCCAACCAGTAACCAAATTTGATAGTGCTCTGAGAATCCTGGTGGATGCAATGTTTGAAACCATGGCAGAAGCAGATGGTGTCGGACTGGCCGCCCCGCAAGTTGGTGTAAACAGCCGCTTGTTTGTGATTCACATCCAGGGCTCCGAAAATCGCGCCTATATCAATCCGCAAATTATCGAGACCTCGATCGAGACCGATACCTCAGAAGAGGGTTGCCTCTCAATTCCAGGGGTCTGGCACGATGTTCAGCGTCCCGCGCGGGTTACCGTACAGGCTCAGGATGTCGAAGGCAAGGTTTTCACCGTCAAAGCGGAAGGCTTGCTTGCCCGTGCGATCCAACACGAGTATGACCACCTCAACGGAGTACTGTTCATTGACCGCCTCAACGATGAGGAACGGGAAAAAATGGTAAAAGCGTACGAGAAGCGCGCCAAACTGGGAAAAAGGAGACGATAA
- the priA gene encoding replication restart helicase PriA, whose protein sequence is MALFAMVALDLPLKQSFTYTIEPAMQDKVAVGHRVVVPFGKREMTGYVIDLMDAFSSPYELKAIKRVIDASPLYGKQLLDLAAWMSRYYLCSLGEALSMMIPGGRREISIPALEVEEDLSFAKIEQLSDEQDAAIKAILKRDKPMYYLYGVTGSGKSEVFLRCAEAAIAEGKAVIYLVPEITLTHQLAQQVTSRFANKVAILHSALTPSQRLKEWKRIISGEVQLAIGARSAVFAPFENLGLIILDEEHENSYKSGNTPRYHARQVAQRRCQQEGATLVMGSATPSLEAYSLMQDGSQVGALHLTKRVAGGSMPKVEVVNLAFEKSLVSSALKQGIKETLDKQKQVILFLNRRGFSYFFHCNSCGYELHCPNCSVALTYHKKSEQMVCHYCGYRTAPMRVCPECRSVDVQYSGFGTEMVEMEIRTLFPKARVERLDTDSAKEKGHVQKTLSDFRQGSIDILLGTQMVAKGLNFPKVELVGIVLADSGMNIPDFRSQERTFSLLVQVSGRAGRYNDQGKVIIQTFHPDNPAIQYALAGNVEGFYNEELAVRKDTGFPPYSRLINLVLRGRNQKKVQEETEKLEALLNSAAVHAKAEVLTSGECPLEMIASNYRYHILISAKDGSSAHHLVATVLASYTPVSAVYLEVDLDPLQLL, encoded by the coding sequence ATGGCCTTGTTTGCCATGGTGGCATTGGATTTGCCGCTCAAGCAATCCTTTACGTATACCATTGAACCAGCTATGCAGGATAAGGTCGCAGTAGGTCACCGGGTTGTTGTTCCCTTCGGAAAGCGGGAGATGACCGGGTATGTCATCGATTTGATGGATGCGTTCAGCTCTCCGTATGAGCTGAAGGCGATCAAGCGGGTAATCGATGCATCGCCGCTGTATGGAAAGCAACTCCTGGATTTGGCTGCCTGGATGAGTCGCTACTATTTGTGCTCGCTTGGCGAAGCATTGAGCATGATGATTCCCGGTGGCAGGAGGGAGATCAGCATCCCGGCCCTTGAAGTCGAGGAAGATCTCAGCTTTGCGAAGATTGAACAGCTCAGCGATGAGCAGGATGCAGCCATTAAGGCCATCCTAAAACGTGACAAGCCGATGTATTACCTCTATGGGGTGACGGGAAGCGGCAAGAGTGAAGTGTTCCTTCGTTGTGCCGAGGCGGCAATCGCAGAAGGCAAGGCGGTCATCTACCTTGTTCCCGAGATTACCTTGACTCATCAACTTGCCCAACAGGTGACCTCGCGGTTCGCCAACAAGGTGGCAATCCTGCATTCAGCCCTTACTCCGAGCCAACGGCTGAAAGAGTGGAAGCGGATAATTTCAGGAGAGGTGCAGCTTGCCATCGGGGCTCGCAGTGCCGTCTTTGCCCCGTTTGAGAACCTTGGCCTGATTATTCTCGATGAGGAGCACGAAAACAGCTACAAGAGCGGCAATACTCCCCGCTACCATGCCAGACAGGTTGCCCAAAGGCGTTGTCAGCAGGAAGGGGCGACGTTGGTCATGGGAAGTGCAACCCCCTCCTTGGAGGCTTACAGCCTGATGCAGGATGGCTCACAGGTCGGTGCCTTGCATCTTACCAAACGAGTGGCCGGAGGGAGCATGCCCAAGGTGGAGGTTGTGAATCTTGCCTTTGAGAAGTCCTTGGTCAGTTCCGCCTTGAAACAGGGTATTAAAGAGACACTGGACAAGCAGAAGCAGGTAATACTCTTTTTGAATCGCAGGGGTTTCTCATACTTTTTCCACTGCAACAGCTGTGGCTATGAGCTGCACTGTCCCAATTGCTCGGTAGCTTTGACGTATCATAAGAAAAGTGAGCAAATGGTGTGCCATTACTGCGGCTACCGCACTGCTCCGATGCGCGTCTGTCCTGAGTGCAGAAGCGTTGACGTGCAGTATAGCGGCTTTGGTACCGAGATGGTGGAGATGGAAATCCGTACACTCTTTCCCAAGGCACGCGTCGAGCGTCTGGACACCGATAGTGCCAAGGAAAAAGGGCATGTACAGAAAACTCTTTCTGATTTCCGCCAAGGTTCGATCGACATTCTTTTAGGAACTCAGATGGTGGCCAAGGGACTCAATTTCCCCAAAGTTGAGCTGGTGGGAATCGTGCTTGCCGATAGCGGCATGAATATTCCCGATTTCCGCAGTCAGGAACGGACGTTCAGCCTGCTTGTACAGGTCTCGGGCAGGGCAGGACGGTACAACGACCAAGGCAAGGTGATCATCCAGACCTTCCATCCCGATAATCCCGCCATTCAGTATGCCCTTGCCGGTAATGTCGAAGGCTTCTACAACGAAGAACTTGCAGTAAGGAAAGACACTGGATTTCCTCCTTATAGCAGGCTGATAAACCTGGTACTCAGGGGCAGGAATCAGAAAAAGGTACAAGAGGAGACAGAGAAGCTGGAAGCGCTGCTGAATTCAGCAGCCGTTCATGCCAAGGCAGAAGTACTTACCTCGGGTGAGTGCCCCTTGGAAATGATTGCCTCCAACTATCGATATCACATCCTGATCTCAGCCAAGGATGGCTCTTCAGCACACCATTTGGTTGCCACCGTTCTTGCTTCCTACACTCCAGTATCGGCTGTGTACCTCGAGGTTGACCTCGACCCGCTGCAGTTGCTGTAG
- a CDS encoding uracil-DNA glycosylase: MSDIQERRKGLASALQSFVDLCDEAQAVIGATPLQSCGERDFSVLLDTMLPLPIDKGSVHGTNVRQLEALVALCTKCRLCETRKQVVFGEGSIPARLMVIGEGPGFEEDASGKPFVGKAGKYLDSWLGAIHMDRSNAVYIANIVKCRPPENRDPEVDEVQACLPYLKRQIQLVKPQIILLVGSVAARSLLGVSDGVGKLRGRFLRYEDVPVVVTYHPAAVLRNMELKRPVWDDLKKIAAYLDIQLSGRS, translated from the coding sequence ATGAGTGATATCCAAGAGAGACGCAAAGGTCTTGCCTCCGCACTCCAAAGTTTTGTTGATTTGTGTGATGAGGCACAAGCCGTGATCGGAGCAACCCCGCTGCAAAGCTGTGGTGAGCGTGACTTCTCTGTCCTGCTTGATACGATGCTTCCCCTTCCTATCGATAAGGGATCGGTGCATGGTACCAATGTCCGTCAGCTTGAAGCGTTGGTCGCACTCTGCACCAAATGCCGTTTGTGCGAGACTAGGAAGCAAGTAGTATTTGGTGAAGGGTCCATTCCTGCACGCCTGATGGTTATCGGGGAGGGCCCGGGATTTGAAGAGGATGCGAGCGGCAAACCCTTTGTAGGAAAGGCCGGCAAGTATCTGGACAGCTGGTTGGGTGCCATTCATATGGATCGCAGCAACGCAGTCTACATAGCCAACATTGTAAAATGCCGGCCACCGGAGAATCGCGACCCTGAAGTCGATGAGGTACAAGCGTGCCTGCCATACCTCAAGCGCCAGATTCAGTTGGTCAAGCCCCAGATCATTCTTCTCGTCGGCAGTGTTGCTGCACGTTCACTATTGGGTGTTTCCGATGGGGTGGGCAAGCTCAGGGGGCGTTTCCTCCGGTATGAGGACGTTCCGGTGGTTGTAACCTATCACCCCGCTGCAGTCCTTCGGAATATGGAGTTGAAACGACCGGTATGGGACGATTTGAAGAAGATTGCCGCCTACCTGGACATTCAGCTTTCCGGGAGGTCCTGA
- the truA gene encoding tRNA pseudouridine(38-40) synthase TruA — MARSDWKRPDLEPLDPGLRRIRMTVSYHGSHYSGWQKQSNAKSVAEIIEQTLKQILDEEVQVVGSGRTDSGVHALAQVCHMDIANTRIKGEKFALALNRLLPADIRILDSCETDGTFHARYTTMARTYRYYYKRECDMTAFDDKLVAKVKQFPSLELLNEYACSIRGTHDFTTFTASGDLCPSRFRDIYESYWRLEIDRFGKELLSYTICGNAFLYKMVRSLVGSMMEFATKDLPVEEFRHILASKDRSRSGRTASACGLYLYRISYDVDEYAWFEEEEHE; from the coding sequence ATGGCTCGCTCTGATTGGAAACGACCTGACCTTGAGCCGTTGGACCCCGGTTTGCGAAGAATACGTATGACCGTCTCCTACCATGGAAGTCACTACAGTGGCTGGCAGAAGCAATCAAATGCCAAAAGTGTTGCAGAAATTATTGAACAGACGCTTAAGCAGATACTCGACGAGGAAGTCCAGGTTGTTGGCAGTGGACGAACCGACAGCGGGGTGCATGCCCTAGCCCAAGTCTGTCATATGGACATAGCAAACACGAGGATCAAGGGCGAGAAATTCGCCCTTGCCCTCAACCGTCTGCTCCCTGCTGATATCAGGATTTTGGATTCATGTGAGACTGATGGGACCTTTCATGCCCGCTATACAACGATGGCCCGCACGTATCGCTACTACTATAAACGGGAGTGCGATATGACTGCTTTCGATGACAAGCTGGTTGCAAAAGTCAAGCAGTTTCCCTCCCTTGAGCTACTGAATGAGTATGCATGCAGCATACGGGGAACTCACGATTTTACTACATTCACTGCAAGCGGCGACCTCTGTCCCTCGCGCTTTCGGGATATTTATGAATCCTATTGGAGGTTGGAGATCGACCGCTTTGGCAAGGAGTTGTTATCCTATACCATATGCGGTAATGCTTTCTTGTATAAAATGGTGCGTTCTCTGGTTGGATCGATGATGGAGTTTGCAACCAAGGATTTGCCTGTAGAAGAGTTTAGGCACATCCTTGCTTCCAAGGACCGAAGCCGTTCTGGTCGTACTGCAAGTGCCTGCGGTCTGTATCTCTACCGCATCAGCTATGATGTGGATGAGTATGCGTGGTTCGAGGAGGAAGAGCATGAGTGA
- the acpS gene encoding holo-ACP synthase: MIEGIGIDVVNIIRIGKLSEAVKQRLFHPLELSDAASLAPGVQSEFLAGRFAAKEALGKALGTGLKGISLQEIWVERQADGSPLLCFCGRAQALVGSRKAMLSISHDQPVAVAVVLLQGGNDGSL; this comes from the coding sequence ATGATTGAGGGTATCGGCATCGATGTAGTGAATATTATTCGGATCGGCAAACTCTCTGAGGCAGTCAAACAGCGCTTGTTCCACCCACTGGAGCTCTCTGATGCTGCTTCTCTTGCCCCAGGGGTACAGAGTGAGTTCCTTGCGGGGAGGTTTGCCGCCAAAGAGGCTTTGGGTAAAGCCTTGGGTACAGGATTGAAGGGCATCAGCTTGCAGGAAATCTGGGTTGAGCGACAAGCCGATGGCAGTCCGCTGCTTTGTTTTTGTGGGAGAGCCCAGGCATTGGTAGGAAGTCGCAAGGCCATGCTTTCCATCAGTCATGATCAGCCTGTGGCAGTAGCGGTGGTTCTTCTTCAGGGAGGCAACGATGGCTCGCTCTGA
- a CDS encoding CdaR family protein: MTKLSKNLQAFLYNWPAKVLSLVFAVLVYAFIQYTTLGARVVTIPISVSLPAQFEAQSLVPTSVEVSIRGNEDIIYLIDPNYIRATVDFSAVKQEGIATAPVILVYDEQVFDSAEIALLANPTQYRILFGVGSGT; the protein is encoded by the coding sequence GTGACGAAGCTGAGTAAAAACCTGCAAGCATTTTTGTATAACTGGCCGGCCAAAGTTCTTTCCTTGGTATTTGCCGTGCTAGTCTACGCCTTCATCCAATACACTACGTTGGGAGCAAGAGTGGTAACCATTCCCATTTCAGTCTCTCTGCCTGCACAATTTGAAGCTCAGAGTTTGGTACCAACTTCGGTTGAGGTCAGCATCCGCGGAAATGAAGACATCATTTATCTCATTGACCCGAATTATATTCGGGCAACCGTGGACTTCTCAGCGGTCAAGCAGGAGGGCATAGCCACCGCCCCGGTTATTCTTGTATACGACGAACAGGTCTTCGACAGTGCCGAAATTGCCCTATTGGCCAATCCCACCCAATATCGGATTCTCTTCGGAGTAGGGAGCGGAACCTGA